A region of the Bacteroidia bacterium genome:
TGCGGATACACTTCCACCATTTCAGCGATAGAATCCATGCAGCCATCAGCCGAAGAAACCAACAGCGAGACTTGGTAAGTACCCGCAGCAGCATATAAGTGCATTGGATTTTCAGCCGTTGAAGTATTTCCGTCACCGAATGTCCAATTGTAACTCAAGGTTCCTGCGGCTGCGCTGTTGTTGTTAAAGCTCACAGAGTCTCCCAGACAAGTATTCATGGCCGTGAAAGAAGCTTCTGGAATATCAAGTACAGTGATACTCCTGACAGCAGACATATTTACACAACCTGTGGTATTGTTGGTTATGATCATCCTGTAATCACCTGAAGAGGAGGCAACGAATGTAGAAGCCGTTCCACCCGTGATATTAGATGAATTCCTTTGCCACTGATGTGATACACCGGCTGTAGCCGAAGCAGAAAGCGTAACGCTGCCTCCCGGACAAAATGACAGAGGCCCTGATGTTGTGATCGCGGAATCAGGAAGAACATTCCTTGTAACTCCTACAGTGTTAGAAACTTCTGAACATCCCTGGCTGGTTGTTACCCTTAAACTATACGTGCCATTATCCGTAGCAGAATAACTAGTGGATGTAGCTCCGCTAATGTCGCTGCCATTTCGCAACCATTGGTAATTAGAAGCACCGGAGGCTATCGCAATTAGGTTTGCCTGGTCTCCCTCGCAAATGGTGGTGGATCCGACAGACGCAATAGCAACAAACGGCATGGGGTTCACGGTAACTGAAACCGCAGAAGAAACATTCTCACATCCACTCGCATTTGTCACTCTCACCGTGTAGTTCCCACTCTGGCCAGCACTGTAAGAAGATGATGTAGCACCGGAAATGGTGTTTCCATCCCGCATCCACAGATAACTCAAACCTGTACCAGTATTGGCACTGATATTAACGCTGCCGCCTTCACAAAAAGTAGTGGCGCTACCGGCCGAAGCCGTAGCAGAGGGCAGTGCATTAACAGTTACAGCAATATTGTTGGAAATGGCCTCGCATCCCTGGGCAGTATTTACTTCCACACTATAGGTGCCGCTTGACGTAGCATTATAGGTAGATGAAGTTGCACTGGAAATGTTACTTCCATTTTGCCTCCACTGATAGGTGTAACCCGCGCCTGCAAAAGCCGAAAGCATCACGTTGCCGCCCTGGCAGAATGTTGTTGCACCGGATGCTGAAATAGAAGCCGATGGCAATGGATTTACAGTAACCGTCTCCACAGCCGAAGTTGCCTGGCAATTATTGGAGTCAGTAATCCGGACAGCATAATCACCTGATGTGCCTGCTGAATAACTGGCCGATGTAGCACTTTGAATTGAAGAATTATTCCTCAACCATTGGTAGGTGAGTCCGATTCCTGTGCTGGCATTCAAGTTTACCGTCTGGCCATCGCACAGGGTAGTGCTGCCGGAGGCGGTAATGGAAGCTGCAGGAGTAGGATTGACTACTACCGATACAGCAGCACTGCTGTCAATACATCCGAAGTTGGTGGTTGCCACGAGCTTATACTCGCCAGTCTGGCTTGCATTCAATGTATTGGAAGTAGCACCACTTATGTTAACGCCATTCCTTCGCCACTGATAGCTTACCCCTGTAGCAGGTATGGTCACCAGTGTAGCTGCGGAACCCTGGCAAACTGTGGTGGGCGTGGTCGGTATCACTGTGGTAGCAGCAGAGGCGTTCACTGTCACGCTATAATCTGGCGTGGTAGCAAAACATCCCCCGGCTGTAATCGTCTGCGTCACTTTTACGGAGGAATTCCCGGCTGATCCCCATTCCACAACAAGCGTGTCAGCAGTTGATGAGCCTATTACTGTCCCTCCTGTAACTTGCCACTGATAGGTCGTACCGGAATTAAAAGGAGTGCGGTAGGTTTCACGCAGGCCGGAACATACGCTATTCACACCACTTACAATAGGTGAAGGAACGGATAAACCTTCGACCAGCAATTGGTCGGTAGCTGTACAGCCAATGCTATCGGTTACAGTAAGCGTAAAGATTGTAGTGGATGGTACGGTGGCCATCGGCCTTTCCAGGGTAGAATCTGACAGCATGGAACCTGGAGACCAGGAATATGATAACGTACCAAATCCTCCGCTGCCTCCATTATTTATTCCAATAACTGTCGGTGAACCTGTACATACCTGGAAGTCAGCCCCTGCATTAGCTGCTATATCACTTACGTTCACCGTGGTAGAATCCTCCGAAGAACAACCTTCTGCGTTTGTAACCATCAGGAAGTATTTTTCATTTGACATAGCTGTAAATGAAGGGGCAGCAATTCCTGCATTGCTTAAACCTGCTGACGGGGTCCATTGATATGAGAACCCGGTTCCATTGCTTGCTGAGCCATTTAAGTTCACAGTAGCTCCGAGGCAAGCTAGTTGGTCAACCCCTGCATTTATTACAGGAGTTGGCTTCACTACCACAGTATCCAGCATTATATCATTGGCTGAATTGCCATCGCCAGTCACCTGCACAGAAGCAGCGATATAATAGGAACCAACAGTATTGAAATTTAAATTGCCCATTGATACCATCACGCTATTGCCCATCTCAAGTGGCAAGTTATTGTTCAGGCTGTTATCCGTCAACTCAAGGTTAAAGGTTTGATTGACTGCACCGGTTACAGATACCACAAGCCTGGCTGTATCAATATCGAAATCAATATCCTCTATCAGAGAAGAATTGGTCAGCTTAACCATGACTGGAAGGCTTGTTGACTCACAGGCTTGTGCTGGCAATGGTAATTCTACCGAAACATCTATACGCGGAGGCATAATTACCGTGGCCGTATCTGTATACGTGCCGCAAACAGTATTGTAGGTGGCGATGTACTTGTAAGTACCGTGATTGGTATATGGCCCTACGTAAATACTCTGTGTAGAATCAATCACAGTACTTCCTTCGGACCATGTCAATCCCGATACAGTCTGTGCAGGAGGGCCATAGAGTATCGATCCGCTGAAATTCCGAGGCGAGAATGCCACTGTCGAGAACGGGTTAAGATCAGTTCCTAATCCTTCATAAATCGTTAAATCGGCATTGCTTGCCCATACCGCGCCCACTGCAGTTCCGTTAATGTAATAGTGCGATCCTGAAGTCGCCACGATGTACAGCGCATAGGTATCAGGAACCAGCAAGAGCGAATTGGTCAGCTCAATTTCAGTGGGATTATTTACTCCGGCACTGGGTACATTATAAGTTCCCAATGAGGTCCATCCACTTGAATTTCCATTATTTCCTACATAAGTTCCCTGCCTGTAATAAATTTGATATGTCGCAGTAGTGGTAGATGAATTATTTACCTCGAAGCCCTTTAATAAAATTGCGTTATCAACTGTAATATCAAAATAATTACCACCAGAATTATTATTTGAGGTCAATGAAGTGGTTAGGACATTACCTGCGGTAATAAATGGAGAAATAGCTGCAATGAGAAGTGAATCCGAATAACTTGTCATCGTTGTCATCTTAGGATTCACTACCAATATGGGTTCAACCGTATATTCAAATGGAGCCACCAAAGTGTCATTAAATGCACTTGGGTTTACAGAATTTGACAATATATGAGCAGTCAGATAATACATGCCAGGAACGGTCATGAGCACGTTGGTATCAGTTACTACCATGCTTGCATTGGCTGCTAGGGTCCCACTGTTGATTACCAGCGTATCACTTGAATTCACAGGCCCGGAAACCTCCCAGACAAGAGTCAGGGGATTGGTAGAAAAATCTGCAGTTGACCCAAATACATTTGATATTACAAATTCCACTGTGTCGTTCGGGTTGTAACACTTACCGGTACGGGTCAATTCTGCACTCATCAAGGCTATATCTCCCGATATGCCGGTAAACTCAATTCCGCCCACATCAGGTGCCGTGGAGGACCGGGACGAATCGAGAATATCGGTCGTTACGCCAACAGGTGTTCCCATATTATCTATGGCCACGTTCAGAGGTGTAATAATAAGTCCGGCAGGATTCGCAAAATGTGGATTATCATCCTTTGAATTTGCATCCTGGCTCGAATTGGATTGCCAATCTGATAAGGTGCTACGGTTAGCTGTCCAATATCCTGTATGGTTCGTCCCCGCTGTTGCACCATTATACAGAACATTATAGTTTGAGCTAAATGAGGTGGAAGTCGTGGAAATATAGATACAATACTTTATGCCTGTCCCACTTCCTCTTATACTCAGGATATTGTTCTTTAGCTCATGATTATCAGGCGAGGTGCTGGCAAAAATCGCCCGCTTGTTCCCGGTACTGTTGCTTGATTCTATATCTATCGTATTATGATAAATCTTCACGTAATCCCTTGTGCCCAACAGATACATGCCATAGTGCGTACCTGAAGTCGGGATATTATGTATGAGGTTGTTTACAATCTCAGTCTCATATCCTGAACTGTTCACCGATGTGGTGATATAAATCGTATAAGCCGTATAAGATCCCACTCCTGAACTATGTATTTCATTGCTATGGATCTTAATGTTCCGGCCAGAGGACACATAAACCCCATAAAAGGTAGAAAGGGTAGTACGGATGTTACGGCTGAAATTGTTCTCTTCCACAATGATTGTATCAGCATTTACCATAAAAACACCATATATATAGTAATCACGGATAATATTATTGGAAATAACATGTCCATAATTATCAGCATACGAAGACTGTCCGATCAAGGTAATGCCGTAGTAAGCCCCAACCAGTTCATTTCCTGTGATGGTAATATACTGGCCGTTATTCCCGGCAGTGGTAGCAGAAGTCGTGGAGCTAGATACGGCTATGGCTGCAGATAATGAGGAGGTATAGCCCATCCCCATATCAATCAGGTTATCCGTAATATTTATATGATGCGAACCTCCCCTTATCATGATCCCAAACATCGGAACTGTGGGATTAGTATTGATAAAACGGAAGTCGTTTATCGTTAAATACGATACACCATCAAGTGCGAGGAAATAGGTCTCCGCTCCTTCATTGATCTCATTTCCATTACCATTAAAGGTTATAGTATTGGTAGCTGAGGCACCCGGTATAGCCGTCAGTTGCCCTCCGCTCAAATAGGGGCCTGAGTTCGGTTCAACATTAATAGTAACAGCACCGGAAATACCACATTCATTCAGGGCATATAAGGCATCTGCCAGGCTCACGAAGTTGCTGTTGGAAACCGCCTGATTGGGGTTTACAGTATATGTTCCGTTAAGTGGATTCGAACATGGCGTCTGATAAGTTAATGGGCCAGCCCAAATAGAAGTATCTCCTGTTGGGCAAACTTCTCTTACATAAAAATCATAGGTAGTGGCCCGTGTCAAACCGGTTAGGTTGGCACTATCCACCGAAGTGGCACTTCCTGAACCTGAAGGAGCAGTTCCAAAAAATAAATTCGAATAAACCCATGTGTTAGTAGAACCTCCTCCTATCCATCCTATAGTGGCCGTTGTGTCGCTAGCAGCTTTTACTGATAGCCCTGTAGGTGGAGGCAAATTTGCCTGCTTTGTAGCCGGGGTGGTATCATTTGTATTAACGGTGTCCGGGTTGCCGTTAGGCATGGAAGTCCAGACAAGCAGCTCATACGAGGCTGATGTAAAGCTAAAACTGCCTAAATTCACCTGCGCTGTAACAGAACCTGTTCCTCCTGTTGTATCAAGGGTTCCTATGTATTTAACCGAAGTTTGGGCGATACCATCTACGCTCCAGTTTACAGTTACACTGTCAAGTATTTCCGTTCCAAAGTTTTGAATACTTGCTACCACGTTATGTGATCCGGCACAGTAAACATTAGGAGAGTCAACTGAAAGAACTCCTGCATCGTACGGAGCTCCGCTGGAAAGAATTGTAATCACTGCCATTCCATGCCCCATTCTAATGCTGGTATCATTAACTTGATTCGTACCATTATTATAGGAGCCGCCTCCGCCACCCCAAAGTCCGGTTGTAGCACCAGCCTGGCTTGTAGAACCAGAGCCACCA
Encoded here:
- a CDS encoding PKD domain-containing protein; the protein is MKTLRLFKIAFAVLIFGFSGLDLSAQTFTFTNAGAIGNAGPTQSQVDVEYASTTLDGKVTVSGGIQRWVVPFTALYKIEAYGAQGSNASTTTGGLGAYISGEFMLTQGDTLSILVGQNAPNTPARVNLSSSGGGGTFITKFPHNTNASILVIAGGGGGTGNERPYTANASMFTSGNTGSHGTGGTNGDGGLTATTAAGGGGGFFTDGDGTAGGDAYVNGGAGGPVNTTYSVNGGGFGGGGSVTGGGNSRYAGGGGYSGGSGSTSQAGATTGLWGGGGGSYNNGTNQVNDTSIRMGHGMAVITILSSGAPYDAGVLSVDSPNVYCAGSHNVVASIQNFGTEILDSVTVNWSVDGIAQTSVKYIGTLDTTGGTGSVTAQVNLGSFSFTSASYELLVWTSMPNGNPDTVNTNDTTPATKQANLPPPTGLSVKAASDTTATIGWIGGGSTNTWVYSNLFFGTAPSGSGSATSVDSANLTGLTRATTYDFYVREVCPTGDTSIWAGPLTYQTPCSNPLNGTYTVNPNQAVSNSNFVSLADALYALNECGISGAVTINVEPNSGPYLSGGQLTAIPGASATNTITFNGNGNEINEGAETYFLALDGVSYLTINDFRFINTNPTVPMFGIMIRGGSHHINITDNLIDMGMGYTSSLSAAIAVSSSTTSATTAGNNGQYITITGNELVGAYYGITLIGQSSYADNYGHVISNNIIRDYYIYGVFMVNADTIIVEENNFSRNIRTTLSTFYGVYVSSGRNIKIHSNEIHSSGVGSYTAYTIYITTSVNSSGYETEIVNNLIHNIPTSGTHYGMYLLGTRDYVKIYHNTIDIESSNSTGNKRAIFASTSPDNHELKNNILSIRGSGTGIKYCIYISTTSTSFSSNYNVLYNGATAGTNHTGYWTANRSTLSDWQSNSSQDANSKDDNPHFANPAGLIITPLNVAIDNMGTPVGVTTDILDSSRSSTAPDVGGIEFTGISGDIALMSAELTRTGKCYNPNDTVEFVISNVFGSTADFSTNPLTLVWEVSGPVNSSDTLVINSGTLAANASMVVTDTNVLMTVPGMYYLTAHILSNSVNPSAFNDTLVAPFEYTVEPILVVNPKMTTMTSYSDSLLIAAISPFITAGNVLTTSLTSNNNSGGNYFDITVDNAILLKGFEVNNSSTTTATYQIYYRQGTYVGNNGNSSGWTSLGTYNVPSAGVNNPTEIELTNSLLLVPDTYALYIVATSGSHYYINGTAVGAVWASNADLTIYEGLGTDLNPFSTVAFSPRNFSGSILYGPPAQTVSGLTWSEGSTVIDSTQSIYVGPYTNHGTYKYIATYNTVCGTYTDTATVIMPPRIDVSVELPLPAQACESTSLPVMVKLTNSSLIEDIDFDIDTARLVVSVTGAVNQTFNLELTDNSLNNNLPLEMGNSVMVSMGNLNFNTVGSYYIAASVQVTGDGNSANDIMLDTVVVKPTPVINAGVDQLACLGATVNLNGSASNGTGFSYQWTPSAGLSNAGIAAPSFTAMSNEKYFLMVTNAEGCSSEDSTTVNVSDIAANAGADFQVCTGSPTVIGINNGGSGGFGTLSYSWSPGSMLSDSTLERPMATVPSTTIFTLTVTDSIGCTATDQLLVEGLSVPSPIVSGVNSVCSGLRETYRTPFNSGTTYQWQVTGGTVIGSSTADTLVVEWGSAGNSSVKVTQTITAGGCFATTPDYSVTVNASAATTVIPTTPTTVCQGSAATLVTIPATGVSYQWRRNGVNISGATSNTLNASQTGEYKLVATTNFGCIDSSAAVSVVVNPTPAASITASGSTTLCDGQTVNLNASTGIGLTYQWLRNNSSIQSATSASYSAGTSGDYAVRITDSNNCQATSAVETVTVNPLPSASISASGATTFCQGGNVMLSAFAGAGYTYQWRQNGSNISSATSSTYNATSSGTYSVEVNTAQGCEAISNNIAVTVNALPSATASAGSATTFCEGGSVNISANTGTGLSYLWMRDGNTISGATSSSYSAGQSGNYTVRVTNASGCENVSSAVSVTVNPMPFVAIASVGSTTICEGDQANLIAIASGASNYQWLRNGSDISGATSTSYSATDNGTYSLRVTTSQGCSEVSNTVGVTRNVLPDSAITTSGPLSFCPGGSVTLSASATAGVSHQWQRNSSNITGGTASTFVASSSGDYRMIITNNTTGCVNMSAVRSITVLDIPEASFTAMNTCLGDSVSFNNNSAAAGTLSYNWTFGDGNTSTAENPMHLYAAAGTYQVSLLVSSADGCMDSIAEMVEVYPQPVASFVANDVCDGESVNFSNNSSIPNGSIASYSWNFGDNSTSISSNPVHTYAGTGTYAVTLTVTSLRGCEVQTTDSITISPRPVADFTAANECSGKLINFMNNSSSAGGGMTYNWMFGDGNASIDENPSHMYDEPGIYQVILYTYSNKGCMAADTMQVQVYALPEADFSATAVCEDEPTVF